The following are encoded in a window of Massilia sp. R2A-15 genomic DNA:
- a CDS encoding YeeE/YedE family protein, whose protein sequence is MIDWNHFTPWASLAGGALIGLAAALFILFNGRIAGISGILGGLLRPRPGDVAWRLAFIGGLAAAPLAWSLAAPLPQVQIDAGPAALIAAGLLVGVGTRYGSGCTSGHGVCGVSRLSPRSLAATGAFMLAGFITVFVVRHLLA, encoded by the coding sequence ATGATCGACTGGAACCACTTCACGCCCTGGGCGTCGCTGGCCGGCGGCGCGCTGATCGGCCTCGCCGCCGCGCTGTTCATCCTGTTCAACGGCCGCATCGCCGGCATCAGCGGGATCCTCGGCGGCCTGCTGCGCCCGCGCCCCGGCGACGTCGCGTGGCGCCTCGCCTTTATCGGCGGCCTTGCCGCGGCGCCGCTGGCCTGGTCGCTCGCCGCGCCGCTGCCGCAGGTGCAAATCGACGCCGGCCCGGCCGCGCTGATTGCCGCCGGATTGCTGGTGGGCGTCGGCACCCGCTACGGATCGGGCTGCACCAGCGGCCACGGCGTGTGCGGCGTCTCGCGCCTGTCGCCGCGTTCGCTGGCCGCCACCGGCGCCTTCATGCTGGCCGGCTTCATCACGGTATTCGTCGTCCGCCACCTGCTCGCTTAA
- a CDS encoding DUF6691 family protein produces MHLIVAAFVGLLFGIGLIVSGMTDPARVIGFLDLAGAWNPSLALVMAGAIAIGAVAFRVAGARTDSLLGHPMRLPAASAIDRRLVLGSLVFGAGWGLAGFCPGPALASLAAGSVKPLIFTAAMVAGMGVFELFERLAARRSQAA; encoded by the coding sequence ATGCACCTCATCGTTGCGGCCTTCGTCGGCCTGCTGTTCGGCATCGGCCTGATCGTCTCAGGAATGACCGATCCGGCCAGGGTGATCGGCTTTCTCGACCTGGCCGGCGCCTGGAATCCGTCGCTGGCGCTGGTCATGGCCGGTGCGATCGCCATCGGCGCCGTCGCATTTCGCGTCGCCGGCGCGCGCACCGACTCCCTGCTTGGCCATCCGATGCGGCTGCCGGCGGCGTCCGCCATCGACCGCCGCCTGGTGCTGGGCAGCCTGGTGTTCGGCGCCGGCTGGGGACTGGCCGGCTTCTGCCCCGGCCCCGCCCTCGCCTCGCTCGCTGCCGGAAGCGTCAAGCCGCTGATCTTCACTGCGGCGATGGTGGCCGGCATGGGAGTCTTCGAGCTGTTCGAGCGACTGGCCGCGCGCCGGAGCCAAGCGGCGTAG
- a CDS encoding TIGR01244 family sulfur transferase, with protein MKIDQLTDALSVSAQLNPEDLADCRGRGFRSIVCVRPDGEAAGQPAFALIAAQARELGLRTQHLPVVAGAISQADVRLFAALLADLPKPILAYCGTGKRASTLWAMTHAQ; from the coding sequence ATGAAGATCGACCAACTGACCGACGCGCTGTCGGTATCGGCGCAGCTCAACCCTGAAGACCTGGCCGATTGCCGCGGCCGCGGCTTTCGCAGCATCGTCTGCGTCCGGCCGGATGGCGAGGCGGCCGGCCAGCCGGCGTTCGCGCTGATCGCGGCGCAGGCACGCGAGCTGGGGCTGCGGACGCAGCACCTGCCGGTGGTCGCCGGCGCCATTTCGCAAGCCGATGTCAGGCTGTTCGCGGCGCTGCTGGCCGATTTGCCCAAGCCCATCCTGGCCTACTGCGGAACGGGCAAGCGCGCGTCGACGCTGTGGGCGATGACGCATGCGCAATGA
- a CDS encoding cytochrome C, which yields MTTPGTSTLRNLAQRIGFALLLLQALLSSAHAMPVFARQTGQQCATCHAGGQFPELTPFGRTFKLTGYTLGQRAAVPVALMAVASFTSTKNTVSEQPSVDFAKDAVALFQTGSVLFGGKITDKLGLFAQVTYDNYASQDPVTLKWKGHSHADNIDLRYATRWSRGGHDWVGGITLNNNPTVSDLWNTAPAWIQYVPTGFGFTGPAAQPIVAQLGQQVAGLGAYTLWADTVYAELAGYQTTRGPLSILAEGNPVETRLRGTSPYYRVALTHDWGRHNAMIGLFGLHADVYQDPAISAGPTTRYRDTGIDAQYQYLGEMHTATAQLSYVRERIRGGDLAGIASNASDTLRQLRMKGSYIYRAKLGAGLTFFNTSGSADDTLYPGLQDDGAGNLTPIAINGSRTNRPDTRGWIPEVFWTPEQHVRIGAQYFRFTRYNGASTNYDGAGRNAAGNNTLFVYLWAAY from the coding sequence ATGACAACGCCCGGAACTAGCACACTTCGCAACCTTGCGCAGCGCATCGGGTTCGCGCTGCTGTTGCTGCAGGCCTTGCTCTCCTCCGCGCATGCGATGCCGGTGTTCGCCCGCCAAACCGGCCAGCAATGCGCTACCTGCCACGCCGGCGGCCAGTTCCCGGAACTGACTCCATTCGGCCGCACCTTCAAGCTGACCGGCTACACGCTGGGCCAGCGCGCCGCCGTGCCGGTCGCGCTGATGGCGGTGGCCAGCTTCACCAGCACGAAGAACACGGTCAGCGAGCAGCCATCGGTCGATTTCGCCAAGGACGCCGTCGCGCTGTTCCAGACCGGCAGCGTCCTGTTCGGCGGCAAAATCACCGACAAGCTCGGCCTGTTCGCCCAGGTCACCTACGACAACTACGCGAGCCAGGACCCGGTCACCTTGAAGTGGAAGGGCCATTCGCACGCCGACAACATCGACCTGCGCTACGCGACCCGCTGGTCTCGCGGCGGCCATGACTGGGTTGGCGGAATCACGCTCAACAACAACCCCACCGTGTCCGACCTGTGGAACACCGCGCCGGCGTGGATCCAGTATGTGCCGACCGGATTCGGCTTCACCGGGCCTGCCGCGCAGCCGATCGTGGCGCAACTGGGACAGCAGGTGGCAGGCCTCGGCGCCTATACGCTGTGGGCCGACACGGTCTACGCGGAGCTGGCCGGCTACCAGACCACCCGCGGGCCGCTATCGATTCTCGCGGAAGGCAACCCGGTCGAGACGCGCCTGCGCGGCACCAGTCCGTACTACCGCGTGGCGCTGACGCATGACTGGGGCCGGCACAATGCCATGATCGGCTTGTTCGGGCTCCACGCCGACGTGTACCAGGACCCGGCGATATCGGCCGGGCCCACCACGCGCTACCGGGACACGGGCATCGACGCCCAATACCAGTATCTCGGGGAGATGCACACGGCCACTGCGCAACTGAGCTACGTGCGCGAGCGCATCCGCGGCGGCGACCTTGCCGGCATTGCCAGCAATGCCTCCGATACGCTGCGCCAGTTGCGCATGAAGGGCAGCTACATCTATCGCGCCAAACTCGGCGCCGGACTCACTTTCTTTAACACATCGGGGTCGGCCGACGACACCCTCTACCCCGGCCTGCAGGACGACGGCGCCGGCAACCTGACGCCGATCGCAATCAACGGCAGCCGCACAAACCGCCCCGACACCCGCGGCTGGATTCCCGAAGTGTTCTGGACACCCGAACAGCACGTGCGGATCGGGGCGCAATATTTTCGGTTCACCCGCTACAATGGCGCGTCCACCAATTACGACGGCGCCGGCCGCAATGCCGCCGGCAACAACACGCTGTTCGTCTACCTGTGGGCTGCCTACTGA
- a CDS encoding cytochrome b — MQIPVNERYGAMAQTFHWLTAILVLAAFILGPGGDELRVYQPGRDAGRQLHETLGLCVFVLALLRMVWRAVAPRPQPVPVAKWMGVAAALVQYALYVLLFALPLTAIAGAWLEGHPLTLLGGLQIAPPFAPSHGIGEVLAETHGWLGDAIMWLAGLHAGAALYHHFIAGDGVLVSMLPRWLPLRPKR, encoded by the coding sequence ATGCAGATCCCGGTGAACGAGCGTTACGGCGCGATGGCCCAAACCTTCCACTGGCTCACCGCAATCCTGGTGCTTGCCGCCTTCATCCTCGGCCCGGGTGGCGACGAGCTGCGCGTGTATCAGCCGGGGCGCGACGCCGGCCGCCAGCTTCACGAAACGCTGGGCCTGTGCGTGTTCGTGCTCGCCCTGCTGCGCATGGTTTGGCGCGCGGTGGCGCCGCGGCCGCAGCCGGTTCCGGTGGCAAAGTGGATGGGCGTGGCGGCGGCGCTGGTGCAGTACGCGCTGTACGTGCTGCTGTTCGCGCTGCCGCTGACGGCGATTGCGGGCGCCTGGCTCGAAGGCCATCCGCTCACTTTGCTGGGCGGCCTGCAGATCGCCCCGCCCTTCGCGCCATCGCACGGCATCGGCGAGGTGCTCGCCGAAACGCACGGCTGGCTGGGCGATGCGATCATGTGGCTCGCCGGGCTGCACGCCGGCGCCGCGCTATACCATCACTTCATTGCCGGGGACGGCGTGCTGGTATCGATGCTGCCGCGCTGGCTGCCGCTGCGGCCGAAACGTTAG
- the cyoA gene encoding ubiquinol oxidase subunit II, translated as MNHLLVRRLLLLAPLALLSACESVVMKPSGDIAAQEARLVVVSTALMLLIIVPVIALIVIFAWRYRKNNTQATYTPDWDHSTKLELVIWGAPLLIIIALGLITWISTHVLDPYRPLSRIDAQRPLAANHKPMVVEVVALDWKWLFIYPEQGIATVNELVAPVDTPIQFKITASNVMNSFYIPALAGQIYAMPGMETKLHAVINKAGVFDGFSANYSGAGFSHMRFKFHGKDQAGFDAWVKEVKGGATALDRASYVVLEKPSEKEPVRHYNAVAGDLYEAILNRCVEPGSMCMNQMMSHDAMRNGEKPVSAAVMKTPAMLAESAKEICTTPSTSVKNTNARTY; from the coding sequence ATGAATCACTTACTCGTTCGTCGCTTACTGCTCCTGGCGCCCCTCGCATTGCTTTCGGCATGCGAATCGGTCGTCATGAAGCCCTCAGGCGATATCGCTGCACAAGAAGCCCGTCTGGTGGTCGTCTCGACCGCCCTGATGCTGCTGATCATCGTTCCCGTTATCGCCCTGATTGTCATCTTCGCATGGCGCTATCGCAAAAACAACACCCAGGCCACGTATACGCCGGATTGGGATCATTCCACCAAGCTCGAACTGGTCATCTGGGGCGCGCCGCTCCTGATCATCATCGCGCTCGGCCTGATCACCTGGATCAGCACCCACGTGCTCGACCCGTATCGTCCGCTCTCGCGCATCGACGCCCAGCGTCCGCTGGCGGCGAACCACAAGCCGATGGTCGTGGAAGTGGTGGCGCTGGATTGGAAATGGCTGTTCATCTACCCTGAGCAGGGCATCGCCACGGTCAACGAACTGGTTGCCCCGGTCGATACGCCGATCCAGTTCAAGATCACCGCGTCGAACGTGATGAATTCGTTCTACATCCCCGCGCTGGCGGGCCAGATCTACGCGATGCCGGGCATGGAGACCAAGCTGCACGCGGTCATCAACAAGGCGGGCGTGTTCGACGGTTTCTCGGCCAACTACAGCGGCGCCGGCTTCTCGCACATGCGCTTCAAGTTCCACGGCAAGGACCAGGCCGGCTTCGACGCCTGGGTCAAGGAAGTCAAGGGCGGCGCCACGGCGCTCGACCGCGCCTCCTACGTCGTGCTGGAAAAGCCGAGCGAGAAAGAGCCGGTTCGCCACTACAACGCCGTCGCCGGCGACCTGTACGAAGCGATCCTGAACCGCTGCGTCGAGCCAGGCTCGATGTGCATGAACCAGATGATGTCTCACGACGCCATGCGCAACGGCGAGAAGCCGGTATCGGCGGCCGTCATGAAGACCCCTGCCATGCTGGCCGAATCGGCCAAAGAAATTTGCACCACGCCATCCACTTCCGTGAAGAACACCAATGCAAGAACATACTGA
- a CDS encoding MFS transporter: MTGTHIPSSGVPHDFPTIYDDTRRINADHSAIDPAEIAVGVVIGRASEYFDFFVYAIASVLVFPSVFFPFVDSLTGTLYAFAIFSLAFIARPIGTAISMAIQRRYGREVKLTIALFLLGISTAGIAFLPTYATLGTKAILLLALLRVGQGLALGGSWDGLPSLLALNAPENRRGWYAMLGQLGAPVGFIIAASVFWYLLSDTSASDFLAWGWRYPFYVAFAINVVALFARLRLISTNEYAHLLEERELEPTPFGEMTRNQGRNVIIGALAALASYALFHVVTVFPLSWIRLYSARSVTGFLEIQIYGAAIAGVGIVLSGLIADKLGRRNTLGTLAALIAVFSFFVPSLINSGDAGQNTFILVGFALLGLSYGQAAGAVTANFPARYRYTGAAYTSDLSWLVGAGFAPLVALALAAKFGLVYVGLYLLSGAVCSLAALSLNRALEIK; this comes from the coding sequence ATGACTGGCACACACATCCCATCCTCCGGAGTTCCCCACGACTTCCCGACGATCTACGACGATACACGCAGGATCAATGCGGATCACTCCGCGATCGATCCGGCCGAAATCGCCGTCGGCGTCGTCATCGGGCGCGCCTCGGAATATTTCGACTTCTTCGTCTACGCGATCGCGTCGGTGCTGGTGTTCCCGTCGGTATTTTTCCCCTTCGTCGACAGCCTGACCGGCACCTTGTATGCGTTCGCGATCTTTTCGCTTGCCTTTATTGCACGACCGATCGGCACGGCGATCTCCATGGCAATCCAGCGCCGCTACGGTCGCGAGGTGAAGCTGACCATCGCGCTGTTCCTGCTCGGAATTTCGACTGCCGGCATTGCATTCCTGCCTACTTACGCCACCCTCGGCACCAAAGCCATCCTGCTGCTCGCCCTGCTGCGTGTCGGGCAGGGCCTGGCACTGGGCGGTTCGTGGGATGGCTTGCCGTCGCTGCTCGCCCTGAATGCGCCTGAGAACCGTCGTGGATGGTACGCGATGTTGGGCCAGCTCGGCGCACCGGTGGGATTCATTATCGCCGCAAGCGTGTTCTGGTATCTGCTGTCCGACACCAGCGCTTCCGACTTCCTGGCGTGGGGCTGGCGCTACCCGTTCTACGTCGCCTTCGCCATCAACGTGGTGGCGCTGTTCGCCCGCCTGCGCCTGATCTCCACTAATGAATATGCGCACCTGCTCGAAGAACGCGAACTCGAGCCGACCCCGTTCGGCGAAATGACCCGCAACCAGGGCCGCAACGTGATCATTGGCGCGCTGGCCGCGCTGGCCAGCTATGCGCTGTTCCACGTCGTCACGGTGTTCCCGCTGTCTTGGATCCGGCTGTATTCGGCGCGCTCGGTGACCGGCTTCCTCGAAATCCAGATCTACGGCGCGGCCATTGCCGGCGTGGGCATCGTCCTGTCGGGCCTGATCGCGGACAAGCTGGGGCGCCGCAACACGCTGGGCACGCTGGCGGCCCTGATCGCGGTGTTCAGTTTCTTCGTGCCTTCGCTGATCAACAGCGGCGACGCCGGGCAGAACACCTTCATCCTGGTCGGCTTTGCGCTGCTGGGGCTGTCGTACGGCCAGGCGGCCGGCGCCGTGACGGCGAATTTCCCGGCGCGTTACCGCTATACCGGCGCGGCCTACACCTCCGACCTGTCGTGGCTGGTGGGCGCGGGCTTTGCGCCGCTGGTGGCGCTGGCGCTGGCGGCCAAGTTCGGCCTGGTGTATGTCGGCCTGTACCTGCTGTCGGGCGCGGTGTGCTCGCTGGCGGCGCTGAGCCTGAACCGGGCGCTGGAAATTAAATAA
- a CDS encoding MBL fold metallo-hydrolase, translated as MNINPIQLFDAASSTFTYILSAPGDSAAVIIDPVDHHWRRDLDHLKRLGLDLAYILETHAHADHVTSAGRLRDLTGAKAAVPSGCGIAPAEVQLADGDVIRFGNGEQILVLHTPGHTAGSMSYVWRGNVFTGDTLLIDGCGRTDFQSGSAEDLYDSAMNKLFVLPDATRVWPAHDYKGQSVSTIGWEKRHNARLANRSKQEFVQLMAALDLPRPKLMDIAVPANQNLGLPHGG; from the coding sequence ATGAACATCAATCCCATCCAGCTGTTCGACGCCGCGTCGTCGACCTTCACCTATATTTTGTCGGCGCCGGGCGACAGCGCGGCGGTGATCATCGACCCGGTCGACCACCACTGGCGGCGCGACCTCGACCACCTGAAGCGGCTGGGCCTGGACCTGGCCTACATCCTCGAGACCCATGCGCACGCCGACCACGTGACCTCGGCCGGCCGGCTGCGCGATCTGACCGGCGCCAAGGCGGCGGTGCCGTCGGGCTGCGGCATCGCGCCGGCCGAAGTGCAGCTGGCCGACGGCGACGTGATCCGCTTCGGTAACGGCGAGCAGATCCTGGTGCTGCACACGCCCGGGCATACGGCCGGCAGCATGAGCTACGTCTGGCGCGGCAATGTGTTCACCGGCGATACGCTGCTGATCGACGGCTGCGGCCGCACCGATTTCCAGAGCGGCAGCGCCGAGGATCTGTACGACAGCGCGATGAACAAGCTGTTCGTGCTGCCCGACGCCACCAGGGTGTGGCCGGCGCACGATTACAAGGGACAGTCGGTGTCGACCATCGGCTGGGAGAAGCGCCACAACGCACGGCTGGCAAATCGCAGCAAGCAGGAGTTCGTGCAGCTGATGGCGGCGCTGGATTTGCCGCGGCCGAAGCTGATGGACATCGCCGTGCCGGCCAACCAGAACCTCGGGCTGCCGCACGGCGGGTAG
- a CDS encoding cation-translocating P-type ATPase, with protein MPDPALQDDGLSEDEARRRLLADGANELPRSRPRSVLRLLRDIVAEPMFLLLVACGAVYLVLGDRGEALMLLGFVFIVMAITFFQQRRTERSLEALRDLSSPRALVLRDGQQRRIPGRELVCGDIVLLAEGDRVPADVVLTEVANLTVDESMLTGESEPVLKQSRGDAAFSGTLVTQGTARARVTATGERSALGRIGASLSALGAENTPIQDETRVIVKRVALGGMALAAILALAWWALRGDWLGGLLAGLTLAMAILPEELPVVLTLFLGLGAWRLAREHVLAHSIPAIELLGAATVLCVDKTGTLTANRMALRRLWNAQAEYDAAQISCGGDKPGVRSAGPAPSPSAAALQEELHGLLEYAVLASHRRAFDPMESAIGEAGARLLADTEHLHADWRLVEDYPLSREMLAMSRVWESPDEQELMIAAKGAPEAIVDLCHLDAQAAQRIAAQVAAMAADGLRVLGVARATFPAALRLPGIQHDFEFAFLGLVGLQDPVRPDVPPAIAECRDAGIRVVMITGDHPATATAIARAAGLATDGAPVTGAELDLLDDAALAARLGHTHVFCRVRPEQKLRLVQAFRARGDIVAMTGDGVNDAPALKAAHIGVAMGARGTDVAREAADLVLVNDDFASLVLAVRHGRRVFANLRKAIAFVVAVHVPIVGLSLAPVMLGWPMLLMPVHILFLQLIIDPACSVVFEAEPIEAGAMKAAPRAADARLFDWEILLRGLAQGGGLLLALFAVHALALRHTGSNDLARAVTFTALVLSNIGLIHANRHWQFGARTGERAAGLNRYFSWIAGAALALLLAVLFVAPLARLFSFGQPGWEWLLAAAGVAALATWWFLAVKRLQQPFQHRRPRH; from the coding sequence ATGCCGGATCCCGCCCTGCAAGACGATGGCCTGAGCGAAGACGAAGCGCGCCGGCGCCTGCTCGCGGACGGCGCCAACGAGCTGCCGCGCTCGCGCCCGCGCAGCGTGCTGCGGCTGCTGCGCGATATTGTGGCCGAACCGATGTTCCTGCTGCTGGTCGCCTGCGGCGCCGTGTACCTGGTGCTGGGCGACCGCGGCGAAGCGCTGATGCTGCTCGGCTTCGTGTTCATCGTCATGGCCATCACCTTTTTCCAGCAGCGACGCACCGAGCGCTCGCTGGAAGCCTTGCGCGACCTGTCCAGCCCCCGCGCGCTGGTGCTGCGAGATGGCCAGCAACGCCGCATCCCCGGCCGCGAACTGGTCTGCGGCGACATCGTGCTGCTGGCCGAGGGCGACCGCGTGCCGGCCGACGTGGTCCTGACCGAGGTGGCCAACCTGACGGTCGATGAATCCATGCTGACCGGTGAGTCGGAGCCGGTGCTCAAGCAGTCGCGAGGCGACGCGGCGTTTTCCGGCACGCTGGTCACGCAAGGCACGGCGCGCGCGCGCGTGACCGCCACCGGCGAGCGCAGCGCGCTGGGACGCATCGGCGCGTCGCTGTCTGCGCTGGGCGCCGAGAACACGCCGATCCAGGACGAGACGCGCGTCATCGTCAAGCGCGTCGCGCTCGGCGGCATGGCGCTGGCGGCCATCCTTGCGCTGGCGTGGTGGGCGCTGCGCGGCGACTGGCTGGGCGGCCTGCTGGCCGGGCTGACGCTGGCGATGGCGATCCTGCCCGAGGAGCTTCCGGTCGTGCTGACGCTGTTCCTCGGCCTGGGCGCGTGGCGCCTGGCGCGCGAGCACGTGCTGGCGCACTCCATCCCCGCCATCGAGCTGCTCGGCGCGGCAACCGTGCTGTGCGTGGACAAGACCGGCACGCTGACCGCCAACCGCATGGCGCTGCGCCGCCTGTGGAACGCGCAGGCAGAGTACGACGCGGCCCAAATTTCATGCGGCGGCGACAAACCCGGGGTCAGGTCCGCCGGACCTGCCCCCAGTCCTTCTGCGGCGGCGTTGCAGGAAGAGCTGCACGGCCTGCTCGAATACGCCGTGCTGGCCAGCCACCGGCGCGCCTTCGATCCGATGGAGTCGGCCATCGGCGAAGCCGGCGCGCGCCTGCTGGCCGACACCGAGCACCTGCACGCCGACTGGCGGCTGGTCGAGGACTATCCGCTGTCGCGCGAGATGCTGGCGATGTCGCGCGTGTGGGAGTCGCCCGACGAACAGGAGCTGATGATCGCCGCGAAAGGCGCGCCCGAAGCCATCGTGGACCTGTGCCACCTCGACGCCCAGGCGGCGCAGCGCATCGCCGCGCAAGTGGCCGCGATGGCCGCCGACGGCCTGCGCGTGCTTGGTGTGGCGCGCGCCACCTTTCCCGCCGCGCTGCGCCTGCCCGGCATCCAGCACGATTTCGAGTTCGCCTTTCTCGGCCTGGTCGGGCTGCAGGACCCGGTGCGGCCGGACGTGCCTCCGGCCATCGCCGAATGCCGCGACGCCGGCATCCGCGTGGTGATGATCACCGGCGACCACCCGGCCACCGCGACGGCGATCGCGCGCGCGGCCGGCCTGGCGACGGACGGCGCTCCGGTGACCGGCGCCGAGCTCGATCTGCTCGACGACGCCGCGCTGGCCGCGCGGCTGGGGCACACGCATGTGTTCTGCCGCGTTCGGCCGGAGCAGAAGCTGCGGCTGGTGCAGGCCTTCCGCGCGCGCGGCGACATCGTGGCGATGACCGGCGACGGCGTCAACGACGCGCCGGCGTTGAAGGCGGCCCACATCGGCGTGGCGATGGGCGCGCGCGGCACCGATGTCGCGCGCGAAGCGGCCGACCTGGTGCTGGTCAACGACGATTTCGCCTCGCTGGTGCTGGCCGTGCGCCACGGCCGCCGCGTGTTCGCCAACCTGCGCAAGGCGATCGCCTTCGTCGTCGCGGTGCACGTGCCGATCGTCGGACTGTCGCTGGCGCCGGTGATGCTGGGCTGGCCGATGCTGCTGATGCCGGTGCACATCCTGTTCCTGCAACTGATCATCGACCCGGCGTGCTCGGTGGTGTTCGAGGCCGAACCGATCGAGGCCGGCGCCATGAAGGCTGCGCCGCGCGCGGCCGACGCCCGCCTGTTCGACTGGGAGATCCTGCTGCGCGGCCTGGCGCAAGGCGGCGGCCTGCTGCTTGCGCTGTTCGCCGTGCATGCGCTGGCGCTGCGCCACACCGGGTCCAACGACCTGGCGCGCGCGGTCACCTTCACCGCGCTGGTGCTGTCGAACATCGGCCTGATCCACGCCAACCGCCACTGGCAGTTCGGCGCCCGGACCGGCGAACGCGCGGCGGGCCTCAATCGCTACTTCAGCTGGATCGCCGGCGCGGCGCTCGCGCTGCTCCTCGCCGTGCTGTTCGTGGCGCCGCTGGCGCGCCTGTTTTCCTTCGGCCAGCCGGGATGGGAGTGGCTGCTCGCCGCGGCCGGCGTCGCCGCACTCGCCACCTGGTGGTTCCTCGCCGTCAAGCGGCTGCAGCAGCCGTTTCAGCACAGGCGGCCGCGGCATTGA
- a CDS encoding metalloregulator ArsR/SmtB family transcription factor, which yields MTTDSEPFDPAAMQAAAAQACGLLKVLANPDRLLLLCQLAQGELPVGQLEALTGIRQPTLSQQLGVLREEGLVHTRREGKQIFYSVASAEAMQVLQVLYALYCPPTKRSKP from the coding sequence ATGACCACAGATTCCGAACCATTCGACCCCGCCGCCATGCAGGCTGCGGCCGCGCAGGCTTGCGGCTTGCTGAAGGTGCTGGCCAATCCGGACCGGCTGCTGCTGCTGTGCCAGCTGGCGCAGGGAGAACTGCCGGTCGGCCAGCTGGAAGCGCTGACCGGCATCCGCCAGCCCACCCTGTCCCAGCAACTGGGCGTGCTGCGCGAAGAGGGACTGGTCCACACCCGGCGCGAAGGCAAGCAGATTTTCTATAGCGTCGCCAGCGCCGAGGCGATGCAGGTCCTGCAAGTGCTCTATGCGCTGTACTGCCCACCCACCAAAAGGAGCAAGCCATGA